One part of the Odontesthes bonariensis isolate fOdoBon6 chromosome 13, fOdoBon6.hap1, whole genome shotgun sequence genome encodes these proteins:
- the cfap100 gene encoding cilia- and flagella-associated protein 100 — MPGTGAGAEPSSGAQLVSDTDRTAKSRKPGMRRRAQLSPFKVPDNNNIFLLSANERSEQKEEMRKFLALPIEEKTTHAARMMAKLKNEQVGELEEEEEEEEENEKKKTLKQIKSKAALPKQTSGRHELKFALMKGENITKESKHNLISMERQKAVLELLLMTKRSEILRMDQALAKEEKRLKQLEKIIERDNHKFEEFLRENERQSVEARTLFDREDKSKQEKNAWIRKLTAEIATIKSELIKFEEIMIDYKRYQEFLVNLSPPEWQNKQKTEALKAKVLSDEAGHNDQNNESHKMAIRNGLDTKGSSSGGELPPIRETGLSSAHSDTVGTKSKLESDSSEYEDEPELYFNDPQQLLDLMTELTEQNLSLIQNSARVDEALEKLRKSMETTRRKIEKDEEQITQEINYTSQRIDKERARGANLERNIQLHVSLSTEDQDAMLDSLSEKVAEVHRSCVDDRMTNLSTLEKVANIESRMFSLLEDLESIPEERLETLKKIKDSEKRSRQREEKLREQEEKQKERMRRYLERSLADSKKMTGRKLMPRRMPVAPRVKNIINLDNGAAEDDIDEFLFGSEDTE, encoded by the exons ATGCCTG gaacaggagcaggagcagagcCTTCTTCAGGTGCCCAGCTGGTTTCTGATACTGATAGGACAGCTAAGTCACGAAAACCAG GGATGAGGAGGAGGGCACAACTGAGCCCATTCAAAGTGCCAGACAATAACAACATTTTTCTACTGAGTGCAAATGAAAGAAGCGAACAGAAAGAG GAGATGCGCAAATTTCTGGCTCTGCCAATAGAAGAGAAGACCACCCACGCTGCGAGAATGATGGCCAAGCTGAAGAATGAGCAAGTGGGAgaactggaggaggaggaggaggaggaggaggaaaatgagaagaagaagacgctaAAGCAAATTAAGAGTAAGGCAGCTCTCCCCAAGCAAACATCAGGCAGACATGAGCTGAAATTTGCTTTGATGAAAGGAG aaaacatcacaaaagaaagcaaacatAACTTAATTTCCATGGAACGCCAGAAGGCAGTGTTGGAG TTACTGCTGATGACCAAGAGGTCGGAAATTTTGAGGATGGACCAGGCCTTGGCGAAAGAGGAGAAACGGCTGAAACAGCTTGAGAAGATCATTGAGAGAGACAACCACAAGTTTGAAGAGTTTCTCAGAGAAAACGAAAGACAGTCTGTGGAAGCCAGAACACT TTTTGACCGGGAGGACAAGTCCAAACAGGAGAAGAATGCTTGGATTAGGAAGCTAACTGCTGAAATAGCGACCATAAAAAG TGAACTTATCAAGTTTGAAGAAATCATGATAGACTATAAGAGATACCAGGAGTTTCTGGTGAACCTTTCTCCTCCCGAGTGGCAGAATAAACAGAAGACAGAGGCCTTGAAAGCTAAAGTCCTGTCTGACGAAGCTGGACACAATGACCAGAACAATGAGTCTCACAAGATGGCTATTAGGAACG GTTTGGACACCAAGGGGTCCAGTTCAGGAGGAGAACTTCCCCCCATCAGAGAGACCGGGCTGTCCTCAGCTCACAGCGACACTGT AGGTACAAAGTCAAAACTTGAATCTGACAGCTCAGAATACGag GATGAACCAGAGCTGTACTTCAATGACCCCCAGCAGCTACTGGATCTGATGACAGAGCTGACAGAGCAGAACCTATCTCTGATTCAGAACTCTGCCAGGGTCGACGAGGCTCTGGAGAAGCTCCGTAAATCCATGGAGACAACCAGGAGGAAGAT TGAAAAGGACGAAGAGCAGATAACACAGGAGATAAATTACACGAGCCAGAGGATTGACAAGGAGAGGGCGAGAGGTGCCAACCTGGAACGGAACATTCAACTCCATGTGTCACTGAGCACAGAGGACCAA GATGCGATGTTGGATTCTCTCAGTGAGAAGGTGGCAGAGGTGCACCGCAGCTGTGTAGATGACAGGATGACCAACCTCAGCACCTTGGAGAAGGTGGCCAACATCGAGAGCCGCATGTTTTCACTGCTGGAGGATCTCGAGAGCATCCCCGAGGAAAGACTGGAGACGCTGAAGAAGATCAAGGACAGCGAGAAGAGGAGCAG GCAGCGAGAAGAAAAGCTGAGAGAGCAGgaagagaaacaaaaagaaaggatgAGGAGGTACTTGGAGCGATCCCTGGCTGACTCAAAGAAAATG ACGGGGAGAAAGCTCATGCCCAGACGCATGCCTGTCGCCCCAAGAGTCAAAAACATCATCAACTTGGACAACGGCGCTGCTGAGGACGACATCGACGAGTTCCTCTTTGGCTCCGAGGACACAGAGTGA